The following nucleotide sequence is from Bacteroidota bacterium.
TGTATAGGTTGATAGCCAATAGCCTGCAAGAATCGTAGGGACATAGCGGAATTTCGCCGCAAGGGTTGGTCGATACCGTTTTGTAGCCAAAATCGGCATAGCAATCGGGTATAGCCTCTGATGCGATTGTGTCCCAGAAAAGTATGCCGGGTTCGGCAGATTTCCAGGCATTGTGCACAATTTTTTCCCAAAACTTGCGGGCATCAATTTCTTTCACAAAGGTAGGATTGGGCGAATCGACAGGGTATTGCTGACGGTATGGTTTCCCGTCCACAACAGCCTGCATAAATTCGTTGTCGATACGCACCGATACGTTGGCTCCGGTAACTTTTCCGGCAGACATTTTTGCATCGATAAAAGACTCTGAATCGGGGTGTTTGATGCTGATACTAAGCATTAGCGCTCCACGCCGTCCATCCTGGGCCACTTCGCGGGTTGAGTTGGAATAGCGTTCCATAAAAGGCACTACACCTGTAGAGGTAAGTGCACTGTTTAATACGGGGCTTCCTTTGGGGCGAATATGCGACAAATCGTGACCAACACCTCCACGACGCTTCATCAGCTGAACCTGCTCCTGATCTATTTTCATAATGGCACCGTAGGAATCTGAGGGGCCATCGTTTCCGATCACAAAGCAATTCGACAATGACGCAATCTGAAAATTATTGCCAATGCCAGTCATGGGCCCACCTTGAGGCACGATATATTTAAAATCTTTCAGTACATCAAAAATTTCATCCTCCGTAAGCGGATTGGGATATTTTTTCTCTATACGGGCAATCTCGCTCGCCAGACGACGGTGCATGTCGTCAGGATTTTTTTCGTACAACTTGCCATACGAATCTTTCAGCGCATACTTGCTTATCCATACTGTAGCAGCAAGCTCATCACCCTTAAAATACTCAATAGAACTTTTCAATGCTTCGTCGTAGGTATACACCTTAGGTCCGCTATTGTCATCATTTTTTTTCATCTCTTTCACTTCCCTGTCGACAGACAGCTGATTGGTTTTAATCTCTTCGGCTTGCATGGGCAAAAATATTTAAGGTGCTCTGTTGTTGTATAATAAATCGTGAGAAAATTCCCCGAGGTTGGACTTGCAATATATGGACAGAATTATTCCTGAACAATTGGAAACGAGTTGTAGTTTTTAACATTTGCCGATAGTTATTAACTTTCGGTTATAACCGCCTGAAATGCTGATTAGTAGGATTTTACAGCCTTCATTATGATAAGAAATAGAATTGTCAAACGCAACTTTTTCGAGAGAATTTTTATGAGTGACTTATTAACATCGTGAAAGGCGAAAACAAGAGAAAAATATAATATACAAGGCTAACGTGAACAGGTTTTTTGTGTATTCGACCCACTATGCTATTGATATTCTAAACATTATTGAATCAAATTAAATATTTTTGTTTGAAAGCAAACTATTCCCTATCTTCGCACACCGAAAAAAACATCGGAATAGCCTTATAGGTTAAGGGATTTCGAGGTTTTTGCCAAAAAATAACCAATTGGCGATAACGAATTCCAGGTAACTGGAATGAGCCACCGCCCATTGAAACAATAATAAAAGGTGCTAGTTCAAAACTACTGCCTGTTTTTATAGTTCAAGAATGCCCAGATGGCGGAATCGGTAGACGCGCTGGTCTCAAACACCAGTTCCTTCACCGGAGTGCCGGTTCGACCCCGGCTCTGGGTACCAGGCAAACCCCCAATGAATCTCGTTGGGGGTTTTTATTTTATGTCATCGCTTGTTAATTACTTTACAACTTCCTTGAGCAAAAGATTGAATAGCTTTCCTATTTTCACCCCCAAATTACGGGTATGAAACGAGCATGCTATCTTAATCACAAATTCAGAAGAAAATTCATCATGCGAGTTCCATCCGGCCCTATTTAAAAATTACTCTCGGATGAAAATACACTTTATAGCTATTGGCGGAGCGGCCATGCACAACCTGGCACTTGCCCTTCTGAAAAAAAATTACACCATCACTGGGTCCGACGATGAGATATTTGAACCCTCGCGCACACGCCTCGAGAAAGCCGGCCTGCTCCCTGATGCTTATGGGTGGTTTCCGGAACGCATTCACAAACAACTCGATGCAGTTATTCTGGGCATGCACGCCCGTGAAGATAATCCCGAATTGATTCGTGCCCGCGAACTAAACCTGAAGATCTATTCCTACCCTGAATTTCTGTACCAGCAAACCCAATACAAGAAAAGAGTGGTGATAGGAGGAAGCCATGGTAAAACGACCGTTACCTCCATGATTATGCACGTATTGAAAAAGCAAGGCATGGCATTTGACTACATGGTAGGAGCCCAGATTGAAGGATTTGAAACCATGGTATCGCTTTCCGATGAAGCCACCATCGCAGTATTTGAAGGTGATGAGTATTTGTCATCCCCCATCGACCGACGGCCTAAATTTCACCTGTACTATCCCCACATTGCCCTGATTAACGGCATTGGATGGGACCATATCAATGTGTTTCCGACTTTTGAGGTTTACCTCGAACAGTTTAAGATTTTCATCGATAAAATTATGCCTCAGGGTATACTGTTCTATTTTGAACACGATACGCATTTGCAGCAATTGGTAAAAAACCGCCCCCGTACCGACATCAAGATGATTCCCTTTTCAGCTCCGGCCAGCAAAATCGAAGAAGGTATCACACACCTGCATCTTGAAAATAAAAAATCTGTGGCACTGGAAGTTTTTGGTGCCCATAACCTGCAAAACCTTGCCGGTGCACGCGAGGTGTGTCTTTCGCTGGGCATTGGCGAAGAGGCTTTTTACGATTCCATCGGTAGCTTTAAAGGCTCGGCCAAACGTTTGCAGAAGATTTTCGATGACAAGCAAAATACCATTTTCCTCGACTTTGCCCATTCGCCCTCGAAAGTAGCAGGCACCATTGAAGCGGTAAAAAATCAATACCCAATAGCAGAAATTGTAGCGGTGTACGAACTTCATACCTTTAGCAGTTTAAATAAGGAGTTTTTAGCAGAATACCATGGAAGCCTCGATGGGGTTACTAAAGCTGCTGTGTTTTTTAACCCACAGGTAATTGAGCATAAAAAACTCCCGCCCATCAGCCCTCAGGAAGTTGTGGAAGCCTTTGGCAATGAAGAAATAGAAGTTATCACGGATACAAAAAACTTAAAATCGTGGCTTCAAACAAACCGCTCCAAAAACCGGCAAATAGTGTTGTTAATGAGCTCCGGAAACTTCGGGGGAATTGATTCGGTTGAATTTGTTTCACTTTTTAATTGATTTTCATTTCAATTTAAGAGCAAATTCACCTTTTTTTTTTATATTGAGAAAGAAAACTGAAACACATCATACAATCCTATAAACATTATGGAAGTAAAAGGTACCGCTGTTATTGCAATCAGAGATTTTGTAAAGCGCAATTACCCAAACGATTTTGAAAAGTGGCTGAATTCCCTTGAGCCTGCATCAAAAGCAATCTACATGTCCACTATCGACTCTACAAAATGGTATCCGGTGGAATCAGGTGCAAAAGATCCCACCGAGAAAATCGGAAAGATGTTTTACAAGGGTAATATCGAAAAAGGGGCTATCGAAGCAGGCCGTTATAGTGCCGAAAAAGCCCTGACAGGTATTTATAAAATATTTGTAATGGCTGCCAACCCCCAATACATTGTAAAAAGAGCCTCGCGTGTAATGATCACTTATTACCGCCCTATTGAGGTGAATGTGGTAAAAGAATTGCCCAATGGAGTGGTGGTGGAATTCACAAAAATTGAAAACCGTTACCCGGCAATTGAAAAACGTATCATGGGTTGGTGCGAAAGAGCGCTCGAAATTTCTGGCTGCAAGAATGTAAAACTCACCGATAGGTTTGTGCGCGAACAGGCAGATGGTAAGGTAATTGAAATTACTATGAACTGGAACTAATTTTTTTCGCAAAAAAAATTTGCACCAAAAATAAATTCCCTTATTTTTGCACTCCGATTTCAGATACGAAATCAGCAAGGTCCGTTCGTCTAGGGGTTAGGACGCCAGGTTTTCATCCTGGTAACAGGGGTTCGATTCCCCTACGGACTACAGAATTTTCCCCACTTCGCCTGCCGGAGTGGGGTTTTTTGTTTTCAGGGAATAGCTGAAAAGAAGAAAGCATTAAAAACCTCGGATTGCCGGGGTTTTTAATGCTTCAACAAAAAAACTTACGCTGGCCTCAGACGAGCTCAATGCAAGTGTGGAAAAAGTGTCTTAATCTTTCACACAGCGAACAGATAAGCCATACTCCTTCACATAGTGGTACCTCAGAAAATCGCTGTTATTGTAATGAATAAATCGATACCAGGCATAATCAGTATCGATTTCAGTTTTACTCCACCAAATTCCATTGAGTCCAATACCTTCGAACGCTCCATTGGTTTCATTGCGATAGCCTCCTGGAAGCGCTGTAAAGCCTGTTTCGTTAGTGGCTCCGGGGTTAGGACTTGTCCAATGCATAGTTCCGAATTCTTTGAGTTTGTTACCAGCAATGCTTTCGCCACCCAAATAAGTTGCTAGGGTAGTCCACTCCTCATCACTGGGTATGTGCCAGCCCTCAGGAGCGAGTTTTTCTGTATTTACAGCATACCAGTTGTATAGAAGGCCATAAGTGGCTATTGTATCAGGAATTGTTATGTTTTTAATGTTACAATATGCTCCTGTTGTTAAAGCTATCCATTCGTCATTATTGATTACATGGGGTATGGGGGTACCATCGTTGTACTTAGTAGTTCGAAGGTTCTCGGCCATCCAGGTTTGTGTGCCGATAGTGACTGTTTTATACACATTGCTATCTTGGTCTGTCATTATTCCATAGGTTACATTAGTATTAAACACGGCTGTAGTTTTTCCATTTGTTGTATTGTCTGGTAATGGCTCATTATCATCCTCGTTCTCGCAACTACTGGAAAATACTAAAAATATACCCAAGAACATTGAAATGATTACTGCAAATTTTTGTTTAGTTTCCATCGTTTTAAATTTAAGTGGTAGTAGTAATTTATCTAGTTGTTATGATTGCCTGAAAGTGAAGGTTTCGAGTTCTTATGGCTAAAAATTGGGGTGAAAAATAGGAGTAACTCGATACTGTGTTTTTTTGTTCATCACTTGCCTTAACTATTTTCCCGGCCTTCCATGCTCCAGTATTTTGGTAATGTGGCAAAACATTTCAAAGATGATGCCAGACCAAAACATCGATCAGGCAAAAAGTCGGATTCGTGAACCTAGGTTGTTTTTTTAACCAAATCAAAATCCTCTTTTTCAGTAGCTTAATGCTAAACCGTTCTTTTCTAAATATAAATAATATCAACTCGTTTAGGCAGGATTCTCGTGCTTGTAGTTAGAATTTCAACAAGAAACCTTGAACCACTTAAAAAACGAATGCCTGGATTTTCTAACCAGGCATTTGTTTATTCTTATTAGCATGAACTTTTAGTGCTTGCCAGCAGGGGTAAAAGTAACAGTCTTGCCAAAGCGATGAAGTTGTCAAACAAACAAAGGTAGCCTGCTAAATAATTTACTTATTCAATGGGGAAAGTACTCTGAGGCTCTTTGTTTTCGATGCTAAGTATCTCGAAAACAACATAATTACTCATGCCGCGCCAGGGAATAGCATGAAGGTATTCCTTGTAGCGAAGTTCTACCTCTTTTCCGCTACAACGCTCTAATACCATTGCAATACTATCGTTGGTAACACTAAATTCGAACTCATTGCTTTGCAGTGCTCCTGGGGCTGATGTTTTAAATCCTGTCTGAATCAATCGACCTTCGAAGGTTTTAAAGACATAGCCTTTTTTAACAATAAAGTTCAAGGTGCCAGCCTTTACCCCTTCGCCAAACACAAAGTAATAGCGCCACCAAATTAATATTGCCAATGCCAGCACAGCAATGAAAATTGCAATGCGAAAGATTTTTTTCATGC
It contains:
- a CDS encoding peptidoglycan synthetase, whose amino-acid sequence is MKIHFIAIGGAAMHNLALALLKKNYTITGSDDEIFEPSRTRLEKAGLLPDAYGWFPERIHKQLDAVILGMHAREDNPELIRARELNLKIYSYPEFLYQQTQYKKRVVIGGSHGKTTVTSMIMHVLKKQGMAFDYMVGAQIEGFETMVSLSDEATIAVFEGDEYLSSPIDRRPKFHLYYPHIALINGIGWDHINVFPTFEVYLEQFKIFIDKIMPQGILFYFEHDTHLQQLVKNRPRTDIKMIPFSAPASKIEEGITHLHLENKKSVALEVFGAHNLQNLAGAREVCLSLGIGEEAFYDSIGSFKGSAKRLQKIFDDKQNTIFLDFAHSPSKVAGTIEAVKNQYPIAEIVAVYELHTFSSLNKEFLAEYHGSLDGVTKAAVFFNPQVIEHKKLPPISPQEVVEAFGNEEIEVITDTKNLKSWLQTNRSKNRQIVLLMSSGNFGGIDSVEFVSLFN
- a CDS encoding fibrobacter succinogenes major paralogous domain-containing protein, encoding METKQKFAVIISMFLGIFLVFSSSCENEDDNEPLPDNTTNGKTTAVFNTNVTYGIMTDQDSNVYKTVTIGTQTWMAENLRTTKYNDGTPIPHVINNDEWIALTTGAYCNIKNITIPDTIATYGLLYNWYAVNTEKLAPEGWHIPSDEEWTTLATYLGGESIAGNKLKEFGTMHWTSPNPGATNETGFTALPGGYRNETNGAFEGIGLNGIWWSKTEIDTDYAWYRFIHYNNSDFLRYHYVKEYGLSVRCVKD